In Lactuca sativa cultivar Salinas chromosome 5, Lsat_Salinas_v11, whole genome shotgun sequence, the DNA window ttcactaatactaggcatataatcttgttttcacaaaaccatatgattcaagcaattaagaagatgttcatacaactcaataaacttgaatattaatagaaaataattatcattaacacataaggatcttttaacaagctcaacaagataaattaaacacgaaTAAAACAATCTAAATAGCAATTAATCCATAAATCAAGGTTTCatctaatcataaacacaaaacaaAGTACACCCACATCAGAATGTATTTGGATATTGAATCATAATGGAATGATAAACATGTTCACGATAACAAACTACATGATTACCAACATGAATATGCTCTGCAAACCTTCAGATCTTCGCTCCATATCAGCTTAACGACCTTCTGGCCGctttctagaccctcaaaacggcttctTGGGGATTTATAATCGCAGGAATCAATCTAGTGTGTAAGATCTCTCATTAGGGATAATTTTCAGTTTTATTTATAGTTTTCaacatcaactcgacgagtttggacaTCAACTTGGCGAGTTCTTCATTAAAATCTCGTATTCCCCAAGTCAGCATCAAGAATCGCGAAGCTtctgatcaactcgtcgagtttgtgctCAACTCGACAAGTTCGTTGGGAATCAAGTTTTtttcaaaacacgaaagtcgtctaAAATTGTgtttagttttcagaacattttgaatctcgtcaatcagagttatgagtcatgagatatggtcaaaacatTGAAGAGGGGTCAAACTGTCCAGCAACACCCTTTTTGCGTCTTTTTAGCTCCTTTCTCCTCCTTTTGCATTTCAGctcccattttaactgtaatttAACATTTAAAAACGTAATAATtatcttttagttctaaataacataaaaacatagtataaaataataagaaaacatcATACATATATGCATAAAATAGACGTTATCAGTTTGCCTCACTCAACAACACTAATGGCGCCATATAGAGGTGTTAGGTATCATTTAAAAGAATAATCCGCTCGGGCCCCACAAAATGCTATATAGTTGTTCAATCTTTGCCACACTGCATTACGTAATGCTATAGAAAGGGCGTTTGGTGTTCTAAAAAGAAGGTTCTCTATCATTAGAAGTACATAGGAACGTTTTTATTCTTGTGAAAcacaatcaatttttttttggcATGTTGTATTTTACATAAGTTTTTGGAAGTCGAAGATCGTGACAAAGATCTTGAAGATGAGGTATTACAATAGGTGTTAAGTACACCAACAAAGGAAGTGAGACATAATTCAAGTGGTGTAATGTGAGGGTAACAACATAACAGAACATCCGAGGAACTCAATTGCAAATCAAATATGGACTAAATACTTATTAGTCCAAACAATGAAATGAAGATGTCAACATAGTTTAAGAGTATTTTGCTATAGTACTTCATTTGCAATTTGGTTTTTTTATTGAACATTGTTTTGTGAATTTAATTGTGTTATTTAGTTTTTTTGAATGTTATTTTTTATAACTTGTAGACTTTATAACTATGTTCTTTTTATAATAATGTATGTTTCTTTTTATGTTATGTAGAAACCAATAATGAACAAGAAAGAACCTTTTGTAAATGTTGGTAAGAAGTCACTCGTGAACTGGACATAATAGATGGATGTTGCATTTGTTGATGCAATGGTACAACAACAAGAAAAAGGATATAGGATTCATGAAAATTTTACTACACAAGCATATGCGAATATGGTTGAGGAGCTCATTAAAAAAATTAACATGAATTTAACTAAAAGTAATCTAAAAAATCGTTTGAAAAGTTTGAAATATGGTTTTTCACAATGGTATGACATGTTCCATGGAATTTCCTTGAGTGGGTTTGGTTGGAATGCTGAAACCTAACTAAATGAAACAGATGATCAGGCGTAGGATTACTTAAGTAAGGTTAGTGTTCGTCTTACATTGTATTTAGTTCACTTTtatattatgttattattaaGAATTTTAATGTATTTCAGGTTTTTAAACAGTTAAAGCCTAAAATAGTTATACCGAAGACAAAAAATGTGGCAAATGTTGATCAAATGTTGGTATTATTTGCGAGAGATAGAGCTTTGGGAGAAAATGTTGAAACAGTAAATGAGAGAGATGCCAGGTTTTGCAAGACAATAGACATCAAAATAGAAAGTATTTCAGAGGTTGATGATTTATTGGCAAGTAATGATGTTACACTGGAGAACCAGTGTATatatgatgatggagatgacaTTCAAGAGGTATCTCCTACGCCTGAAAAAAATTCAAGTGCAAAAATGTGAAAAGctaaaaaaacaaaattcataGATGAAATAGAAGAGGAAGTTGAACCTCAACCTGAACTTGAACCTGAAACATTTGAAATAAAGATTATGAATGTTGTTGATGATGTGGCTAATGCTATGAGTGAAGGTAACAAAATCTTTGAAAGAGCTTACTATCATGAGTTAACAGGTGATGAAATCTATCAATAATTGCATCTGATGGGTTTGGAACCCTATGAAATACCAGGTGCTCTCATGTATTTGGCTTGTAACCAAACATATGCGAGGACATTGTTTACTTGTCCAATGAACATACGAAAGGATCTACTAAAAACAATGATGAGCGCAGGTAAAGGATGAATTAGGATAATAGGTGTTGATTTCTTGTTTCTATGTTTGAGTTATTTTTTGCGTCACGAATTGATTTCTGTTTTTTTGGAGTTGTAGTTTGATTAAACTGCACTGTTTGAGACAATTTTTAAAGTATGGCTTCTTTTCAGTTAGAGAAATGCTATTAAAAGATAGccaaaaatgtttttattttaatattatttatgttTTGCTACCCATTGATATTTTAATTGAATATTATATGTTGGTGGTATTTGACTAAATATGCCTGCATGTGTGCAAACGTATGTGAAGACACAAAATATGAAGATGACATgcaaatcaatatatatatatatatatatatatatatatatatatatatatatatatatatatatatatatatatatatatatatatattccaatttGAACTATGTATGTAATATGATTGCTAAAAAATAAGGGTAAAATTTTAACGTTGTTGTTTaactttcctttcttttcttttccttccAATTTAGGAACACATTTTAAAAATGCAACCCTGAATTTCCGATCTACGTTTTCTgtaattgaacatacaacattTAAACATCTATTGGGAAACCCTAAGAGATatatgctattttcgaaattcatataacTAGGGTTAGAATACACACCttaattgttatattgcaataacaattaATTCCTAGTCTTCTTAAACATTAAGAGCAAGCGTCACAAGTGtcacgcctctaatggttcacacccaaattAAGCAAGAGGATAAGAGAGGAGAAAGGAGAGGAGTGCTAGGAATTTTGGCTATTCCTCTAAGGAATCAAGTGGCCAAAAATGTGAAGGggtaaggccctttaaatattgaggtagcttagagccaaagctaaggttttaggaggaaaccctaattcccttagCATAGGGACCAAGCAACCCAAGAATCCCCATCTAAGAGCCATTAGACAAAAATTCTAGGGCCTTCTTAGAGATTTTCGTCCAACCTATTCTAGGGAGGTTCTAGAGCCCAATTCCTtaactatcaataaattgccaaacaacccttgtacttttaattaatacaattaatcccaaaattaattccaattaatttatgattaactattaattaaataatataatttttaattaatatattattttcataatacattaataaatcatttatttcaatttattaatcaaataataaattcaacctctctccaaaagtcatcatgtctagttgctagttttgagggcaacccaaaaggaccgtgctaccattaattcaagtttataccaattgtagttatgagattagacacctaatccaacaaattaCTATAATAGGGTTTCGATTTATAATTTATAGAGAGAAAAGGGGACAACTCTTTGGATTTATAGTACTCCTCATAGGGCTCCAGTGAAGTCATCAGGTTCGTAATACTAAACCCACATACCGATCGTTATTCCATCAATTCATCACCGCCAGAGAAATTCTTGCATTCAGTCACAACCGAGAACTTTCTTCTGGCTAACCGATTGAGTATTTTTTGAGGAAGAAAACAGAGTTTGCGAGGCATTGGGACGGTGGTTGGCTTTCTCTTCAGAAATAGATATGCAAGCAACCATTGATGATGTACAGTGGGGAAGAGATGCATATTCCACTATTGAAGAAATCAAGTGAAACCACGAATGATGAAACTCAGTAAATTTAAAAGCCAAGTTAGTTTTTAGATGAAAAACTATTATAGATAAGATGATGATGTTAATCGATGAATAAAGAGGGGAAGAGATGCAGATGCCACCATTGAAGAAATCAAATGAAACCACGAACGATGAAACTCTGTAAATTCAAAACCTAAGTAAGATTTTAGATGAAAAAACTTTTGTAGATAAGATGATGATGTTAATTGATGAATAATGCTAAATTGACTAATTATCCAAATATATGAATTTTCGAAAAATTGAAAATGGATGGCCGACATAGGAAATACACCTAAAATTCCCAAAAATATCCTGTGTAGAcgatatatataatttgaaaaaaCAAAGAAGTTATTGAATTCAATTTTCCGAATCTTTGCATTTAAATCCGAAAAAAATCGTTAAACATAATAGGAATATCCGAGAGTAAATCAAAGGCTCACATAATCCGAATATTGCCAACTAGAGCCAATTAGACTACTCTCATTCACAACTAAAACAAACCCAACTATCCATTAAATAAATAGTTTTTCTCTCTTTCACATACTCAACCCAACTAAACCCAACTTTTTATACCCATTAGCAAACCAACTCAAAccattttttattatataaataataacttttaagtttaatttttattctactaatatttattagaaaaataaaaaaatatttaatttagttCTATTAATAaagtatttattttaaatataaaactaaaaaaaatattttatatttataaaacaaaCTTAATAAAATAGATAAACAAAGTTGCAATCAAAACATGAAATACAAGATTACAGATGCGGAAGATGCAaactacataattatccataaatGTCGATTTTTTGCCATATATGCTTAATCAAATTGTTTTTCAGAATGTTTTGAACTTCTCTATTGCGAAGTTGTGCCCTATTGGTCATATAACTGGATAGGTCTGCAATTCGTTGAGTGGAATATTCTAAATTTTGATCGTCATCTTCAATATAGGTTCTTCGTTTCTGGTTTGTAGGGTGAAAGACCTTGTTTACCGCATCAAATGTTTGTTGGGTTGTCAACATAGAAGTCTTCCATTAAACGTGTCTCACCCTGATCACGTTCTCGATCACAATACCTCTTTCTTGCTCTGGCAGGATGATATTCTATGAGTAATTCAATGATGATATCATCGAGTTGTCGATTATTTTGAAGAACCCATGCTTCCCATTCCGAATATTCATTCGAACTCGATGAGTTTTCATTATGAGAAATTTTTGAAAGAGATAATAAATGAAGAGTTAGTGTTGGATACCAAAGTATGCCAGTTATATACCTATTTATACTAAAAAGATAACGATAAAATATAAAGATAATGTTctattagtttatttaaataaaatctaAGCATCCAATACAAAAGTGACACATGGAAATAAATATAATATTCGATTTGGTAGATGATAAAGTGTGCTAGTGACCTACTGACAACTCCATGTGCAAAACAGATTTATAAACAACATTActtaataaaatatattacaaataCGTGAAATACAAAAATACAATATCTTAcaaatacataacatacaaaacTACATAATAAAATATCTTACAAGTTAATTAAAAGACAAACTGGAAATATAGAACACATAATGACcgataattagtttccataaaactttGACATTAGAAAGTGTTTCATGTTTTCTTCTTTAAGCGATAAATGCTCCTTTTGTAGCAGTGTGTTCAAATGCACAAGTTGTATGTTGACGAGCTCCCTTTCATCTTTTTTTTGCTCCCTTTCCTTGTCTAAGTCGATTCTTTGTTGTTGCATTTCTTTATCCAATTCGATTCTTTTTTTTTCATGACTTCAAGTTCACTTTCTCTAGCAAGCCTCGTTGCACGAAGTTCTGTAACAATTTCGTTCGCAGCCTTACCTTTCCCTTTTTTTGCCGCATCTCTACCTGTCGGACGTTTAACTGTTGAATCATCACTAGTTGGCGTTTCTAGATTGGAATGGACCCAATACTCCCCTTCTTCAGTAGTCCTTGATCTTTTCGTGCTACCACCACTTTCTTCATTACTCACTTCACATTCAGGAACAACAGAACGTGTTGTGTCACTATCTAACTCTAAAACACACTTCTCGTGTTTACACATAACTTCATTAAAAACAATAATGTTGTTAAACTTGTTCCCACTTGCCTCATAAAGTTTATGGGATTCGTTTTCAATATCTTTTTGACTCATTCCACTTCTTCTTCGACGCCATGCTTCCCAATATACACCAACCCACTTTTGTGCATTTTCACTAAGCCGTTTAAAACAACCTCTCATTTGATCTTCATTCCTGCTATTAAACCTCTCATTTGATCTTCATTCCTGCTATTTAGCTTTTCTGGATTTGCAACCCGAGTGGCATCATACAATTGCTTTATTTGTGCCCACAATGATGTTTTTTTCTGGTTTTTTCCACGCTCCTTATCTTCACTAGCAAAACACCATGCTGATATTAAAACGACATCTTCTGCAACATCCGATTTATTTCCTCGTGGTTGTTTTTCAGTATTTTGTGATGTTTGAAGATTATTTGTGACATGATTTTGGTtgagatttgaaaaaaaaacggaaaattttcaaaatactgAGCATTAGAACAATTTTGAGAGTCTCCAAGATTTATATAAAAATCTGGAAACTTACCATCcatatttagaaaatataaataaaaatggatTAAAATACAAAATGAAGATTGGATATGAAGATATATGATATCATACTTTTTTTATaggtaaaaaaaattatgattttaagtattttttttatttttttgaaatggATAATGTTAAATTTTATTAAGTATATAATTTTATCCTAAAAAAATCTAGAGTTTAATTGATAGGAGGACACGATGgatttaaaaaaaaggaaaagtaATAACAACTTGCTAGGTGATGTGCGCACAACGTCGGTGGGTTCTGTCTCAAATTCTTAagttttttaatattattctcaCAACCAACTTGATTTTTAGTCACTAATGGGCATGGTCTTAAGAAGTATGACCGACTAATCCTTTCAAATTTGAAATAAAGACGTTTTTGATACTGATTTTTATAGTTTAAGCCCATACTATGCCAAAAAAATAGATGGGgaactttttaaataaaaaagagAAAAGTTTGTAGGGCTAAAATGACATTTAACTcaatattttatacaaaaatattaaattataaacaaaaatgttatattttaataagAGTATTCTTTTAAGTTATAAGccatttttaataaattaaaaaaaaaatacagtataacttttcaaaaataacttATTAAAGATAAAAATGAGGAGACCAAATATCCCATAAGCTCCATCTCCCATATGGCGACAACAGGCGATGGAAGTGCTCCTGTGAAAGAGCCGGAGCCGGATCCCGTAGGAGGCCTTTCTGGACAGGTTCTAACCCTTATGCTTTTAATTAGatcaattattaattatattttgCTCCCGTGAACCTTTCTAGGCCTATTTAATTTGGATGATATTTCTTACGGCTATCGGAGGGCATCATAAATGGTGGGGCTTTGCATTAGTTTTTTCTTTGTTTCACTGGATGATTGATGCATTCTTTTTCAAATGATTAGGTTTTATTCTTTGGCTGTAGAAGGAATTTATTTTACCACATCATTGTTCATGCAATTAAGGTTTGGGTCTTGGCATTTTGGAATTTGGCCGAATGTTCGTTTTCTATTGGTCATAAGAGTTTTATTAATATGGCAGCAGTCTGCAGAAAGTCATCTCTGTATAGATAATCAGTCGGTTTTGGACTAATGATAGTTCTTACAGTCCTACATATTATCTGAACTTGATCCTCTAAGAGAAGGGGATGGATATATATAGTAGGCATTAGTCACGAAACTTTGTCTCTCATGCATATTTACGAGTTCCGCTGTCAAATGCAGTCATGAGTCATGATACTTGAAACATGAGTCATGAGTTATGAAAACTTTTATGTAGGATAGTGAGCTCTTGATCTCATGCATATGTACAAGTTGAATAGTAAATGGCAATGATGACACATGACTAAGAATTGTGAGTTGTATCTTTGGGAGAGTAGTAAACTTGTTTTGGACACATGTACATATGTGCAtagaattcttttttttttcttctgaaaGAAATAATTCTATATTTGGTCTCTCTTTTTTCTTTAATATACTTTCTCATTTGGTGTGATTTTCAGTCACTTGCTTGGAGTATAAAGTTGacgaaaatttcaattttttctcACTAGATATCATCATGTGGAAATGAGTATAGCTGTTCATGTGCTAATTtggatttttaaacttttaagtTGTGCCAAATTGTATAAGTGGTTAGTTCTGATAGTGCAAGAGCCTACACCATGTGGTTTTAGACATTTAGAAGTTGCTTAGGGATGAGATAAATTGAGATTAGAGTAGAGAATGGAGGATACAATGCTTTTATGTGTAACAGCTAAAAACTAAAAAGTTGTGAGGATTTCTGAAAATAAAGAGTACCGCTTAAATCGTTGTCTGGATTATTTTCTTCATGCTAGGTTATGAATCTAAGAATCCAATTGTCTTTCATAGATCTGCATCTTGAATCATATATTGTTGTTATTGTATCTATATATTCATAATAACAAATAGCCTTTAGTACTTCAATTTCTACTTATGATGTACATGCCTTTTACAAAAGTATGCTTCACATGCTGAAGagaaatatgttgttatattgtTTTCAGGTTCCTGAAGAGCAGATTGCTTCACGTGCTGAGCTTGCCATGGTCTACAAAGGTAGCACCTCCCAAGCACCGAGACAAGATTCAGAGctgtttaataatatataatgcAATTATAAGTCTTCCAATAACATCCATGGCTTCACCACAACACCAAATGACTACGGAGATGCTCCCGGATGAGCTTTTATTAAACATATTCATCCGATTATCGGCCAAACAGCTTGCTCAAATGAGGTCTGTCTCCAAATCTTGGAATTCTCTCTTATCTCAATCCTCCTTTGTGAAATCCCACCTTCATCGTTCTTCTCACAACAACGATCAAATTCTCTTGGTCTTCTGCCCCACGCTATGTTCTTCTGACTCTAAACTGTTTAAAGCACACTTACGTCGATCTCCCCATCTTGAACTCACTGAGTTCAACACATTTTTCCCGGTTAACCTTGAATCTGGTCATACCACTAGAATCAAAGTTATCGGTGCTGTTAACGGCTTAATATGCTCTTTTTACTATCTTCCTGTTCTTCATATCTGGAATCCTTCTCTCTCTGCCATGTCGACTCTCCCACCATATTCTACGCCCTCCTGCCTTCCTTTTGAAATCTGTTTTCGGTTTGGGTTTGATCCCAAAACAAATGATTACAAAGTTGTTAAGCTCACCAGCATAGCAAACTATATTGGTACTTCTCCATATATCTTGAGAGAGTGGATGCAAGTTGAGGTTTATAGTATGAGGAAAGGTTCCTGGGAGTTGATCGCTGAAAGGTTTCCATCGCACATGACAATGGTTGACGATCTCTGTGACGTTTGTGCAGATGGCCATGACGGCCATCTTCATTGGCATTGTCATTGTATGAGAGGGACGGATACGGATACTCCAGCAACGATAGTGGCATTTGATATGGGTTCAGAGACATTCCATGAGATGCCTCTTCCAGATTCTATACTAGAATACAAAAGCTGTTATGTTTTAGGAGTTTTGGCCACAAAGCTTTGTGTGATGACATGGGATGAGAATGATGCATTTGAGGTGTGGGTGATGAATGAGTATGGGGTGGCTGAATCATGGTCGAAAAGACATGCCTTTTCACAATTTGATGGATTCACATCACATGGTGAGTTTCTTGTTGAAGATAGGGATGAACGCCTTGTTTTGTACGATCCAGTTGCAAACAAGGCTAAAGTTTTGGATAACTACTGTCTAGGAGATATATATTTAGAGAAAATTGTGGAGTACGTCGACAGTCTTGTTTGGGTAGCACCTAGTGAGCATGAGATTGTGGATGGTGCAGGACAAAACGAGAGATGCCAAGTATGATAAAATGGTTTTTAGTTGGGTTTATTTATGTCAAGTATTCATTTTTAGTACATTACATCTACATACAGTTTGCCTTCTTTATTTTCTGGACATGGTGGTTCTAATTCAACAAGTATCTAGCCTTATTTCTATTCATTCAAggagttttttgtttttgtttctgtttttgttTTATGTCTGATAACGAAAGCAATTATTTTACTATTTATTAATGTCATTTAATGAGACTGATGTAaacttttctcttcttttcttgagGATTCCAAAGTTACACCTCGTtcccgagtttaacaaaagaaaagaagagaagagaaaagaaagtcccgagagaaaagaagagaaaggaaaggaaaacaaaattttcttttgtgttcccgagttggagagaagtggaaggaaaatcaatcattttgttctttctttccaaatcctgagaagtggaaggaaaatcaatcattttgttctttctttccaaatcctcccaaatcggcaGGAAAGTTAGGAGAGAAAGTGATtttttcaatcattttttttGATAACCATCATCATAAACTACCGTTACTAGGTGTAGGTAACAACAGTCACCAAAGGATAccaatttttgtaattttttcaatcattttttttGATAACCGTCATCATAAACTACTTTCCCTCACAAGTTTTTTTTCCATGACTATCGCTAACTTTTAATAACACGTAATATAACCGTCATCATAAACTACTTTCcctcacaattttttttttcatgactATCGCTAACTTTTA includes these proteins:
- the LOC111910101 gene encoding uncharacterized protein LOC111910101, with the protein product MRGCFKRLSENAQKWVGVYWEAWRRRRSGMSQKDIENESHKLYEASGNKFNNIIVFNEVMCKHEKCVLELDSDTTRSVVPECEVSNEESGGSTKRSRTTEEGEYWVHSNLETPTSDDSTVKRPTGRDAAKKGKGKAANEIVTELRATRLARESELEVMKKKESNWIKKCNNKEST
- the LOC111910154 gene encoding F-box/kelch-repeat protein At3g06240, with the translated sequence MASPQHQMTTEMLPDELLLNIFIRLSAKQLAQMRSVSKSWNSLLSQSSFVKSHLHRSSHNNDQILLVFCPTLCSSDSKLFKAHLRRSPHLELTEFNTFFPVNLESGHTTRIKVIGAVNGLICSFYYLPVLHIWNPSLSAMSTLPPYSTPSCLPFEICFRFGFDPKTNDYKVVKLTSIANYIGTSPYILREWMQVEVYSMRKGSWELIAERFPSHMTMVDDLCDVCADGHDGHLHWHCHCMRGTDTDTPATIVAFDMGSETFHEMPLPDSILEYKSCYVLGVLATKLCVMTWDENDAFEVWVMNEYGVAESWSKRHAFSQFDGFTSHGEFLVEDRDERLVLYDPVANKAKVLDNYCLGDIYLEKIVEYVDSLVWVAPSEHEIVDGAGQNERCQV